In Kaistella sp. 97-N-M2, the sequence AAAGCATCAGCATCACAAAAGCGAAAAAAATTCTTCCCGCAGATCTCAATTTTTTACTTTTAAAAGTATGGAAGTGACTCATGCTATTTTTTAAAAACATATGTGGCAACAGATTTTGCAGAAAGGCTTGCAGGTGCCCAGTTTCCTTTATATTTAATGTTGAAATTTTCATTATTACTGCCTTCATTCAATACCAGAAGAACAATTTTATCCGGCGTACCAAAAGCAACCGTGCTAATGTTTCCTGCCTGTGTGGAACTGATTCGGGAAGCATTGTACGGAACGAATTTCGATGCGTGACCAATAATATAATAAGCTACATTTCGGTCAAACGTATCGTTAGGGTTCACCGTGATGGCGCCTTTGCAGGTGGTACAACCACCTGGTGTGTGCGGATTAAAATCAGGATCGTTCGCCAGATTCCATTCCATGGCATTTTTACTCCAGTTGCGCATGGATCCTATGATGACGTTTTTGATGTGCCACATCAAATCCCCGCCGAAATCCGAGGTGGACGCGGTGTATTGTTCCGTAAAATAAATATTTTTCATCGGGAAAGAATTATGGAGGGAACTCAGCGCAGAAATGCTGCCGTTATATAAATGAAATGCCGACCCATCTACAAAAGTTGCCGCCGCAGGATCTGAAAGGATGGTGGTTGCATAAACAATATTATCGCAGTTGTGATCGTACACAATAATTTTCGTGGCAATATTTGCTGCCCGAAAAGCAGGCCCTAAATTGTTTTTGATAAAATCTCTCTGCTGTTCCGCGGTCATATACAGACTGGGATTATTGCCGGGATGGAGTGGCTCGTTCTGCGGTGTGATACTGTGGATGGTAATTCCTTCCGCTTTCATGGCATTAATGTATTTTACAAAATATTTCGCATACGTGTCGTAATATTCCGGCTTTAGACTACCGCCGATGGAACTGCCGTTATCCTTCATCCAAACGGGCGGCGACCAGGGCGCGGCCATGAAACGGATATTCGGATTGATGAGCAGAATTTTCTTCAACATCTCAATTACCGTCTGATCTTTTGCTAGGCTGAAATTGGTAAGATTAACATCGGTTTCGCCGGCAGGCATGTCATCGTAAGAAAAAACTTCGCTGTTCAGATCGGAGGCGCCAATGCTTAATCGGATATTGCTGATGCCAATGGAATTCTCGCCATTTCCAAAAAGTTCCTGAAGAAGTGCTTGCTGTTTCGGGGCGGACAACTGGTTGATTACCTGTACGCTCCCACCCGTTAAAGTATAACCAAAACCATCGATATTTTGATAAACCTGAGACTCATCGACCTCAATATTCTGAAAAGCATTGGAGGCATTACTAAAATTAAGATCAGGTTGTTTCTGCAATTTTGCAGATCCGTCATAAGTGGTTAACCAAACCTGCGCACTGCCGGTGCTGGCGGAGGGTACCTCAGTAGAGGGCGTGCTACCTCCGGTCTCGCTTGTGCTGCCGCGGGAGCAGCAACTGAAAGAGATCAGCGCTACACCGGCTAAGAACAAATTTTGGAAGAAAAAGCGGGGTTGTGTTTTATACATTGCATGACTTTTTAAAGAAGATAAATTAAAAGAATTGCCAGGAAAGCTCAAAATTCGATTTTATAAAAAATGAGGAATGAACCACTCCTCATTTTATAAATTTTGTGACCTGCACTCCATTAGGTTGTCTAATAATTTGGGTTTTGTTTTAAGACCGTATTGGTAAGTTCCTGAGAAGGTATGGGCATAATCTCGTTTTTACCAGCCACAAAACCTTTGGATGCTAATGCTACAGGCGCATCGCCCCAGCGAACAAGATCGAAAAACCGATGACCTTCGCCGGCCAGCTCCCGTCGCCGTTCGTCTTTAATTAACTGTATTGAAACAGGAAGTGACGGTAAATTTACGCGGGCTCTTACTGCATCGACTAAGGCCTGAGCTCTGGCGCCGGTTCCGCCCAACGCTTCGGCTTCCATTAAATAAGTATCTGCTAACCGGATTGCGATATAGTTTTGTCGGAAATTAAGTTCTGTTGGCCCGGGCAAAGGAGAAACATCAGCTTTTCTCGGCGCATATTTATTCAGAAAATAGCCGGTGTCCATATAGGCTGGCGAGTAATCTGCATCTCCTTCTGTTTTCAACTGTTTTAAATTGACAATGGTAGCGCCAAGGCGAGGATCATTCTGCAAAACAGTAAATAACTCGTTGGTGGCTACATTAAAAGCCCATCCGCCAAATAAATCGGGTGCATCGTTTGTAAGTCTGTTATAGGATCTTGGTCCTACCATAATATTAATGCTGTTTCCTTCATCCTTTCCGCTGCCCCAAAATCCCCAGTCCGACTTTCCTTTGTTCGTGTGCATCACTTCCAACACTGCTTCGGTGGTGAATTTATTATCAATTTGCCACAAACTGTCGTAATTGGCAACCAGCTTATAACCGTACTGACTGGTCTGGCCCGGAGTTCCGTTCACTTCGCTAAACTGTGCTGCTGCGAGAATGTTTTTTTTGTCGTACAAATATATTTTACCCAGGATGGCCCGAGCTGTTCCCTGCGTAATGGCGCCTTTGTCTACGCCCGGCATCAGGGGAAGGTTCGGGATAGATTCGAGCAAATCGCTCTCTATCTGATCATACACCGCAGAAGGTTCTGCTTGCGGAATACTGTAATAATCGTCGTTGGCCTTAATCGGCTCCAAAATTAACGGGATGTGTCCGAACATCCTTAATAATTCGAAATAATAAAGAGAACGGAGTGTTTTTGCTTCAGCGGTAAAACGGCTTTTAATCTCATCGCTCATTGAAGCATCGGGAATTTTGGCGATTAAAAGGTTCGCGCGCGCGATTCCCTGATAGTAATCCCGCCAATAACTTGCCGGCATAATGGTGGGGTTGATGGTGAAATTCGAGATACCTTGAATCCCTGCTCCATCGGAGGAACTTCCGCCTCCCGAATAAAAATCATCGGATCCCGCATTAAAAAAGGTGACCATATTTTCGAACCCTCCGGAATACTTTCTTAAAACATCGTAAACGCCGATGAGGGCGGAATGGCATTGCGCCTCGTTTTTAAAATAATTATCCGTATCGAACGCGCCAAGATTTTTTACATCTTCCAAATTGTCCCGGTTACATCCTGTGGTTCCGAAAGAAAGTCCAATTGCCATCGCAATTAATACCGTTTTTTCGATATATTTATTTTTCATTGCTGCTGTTTTTAAAATTGAATATTAGCTCCTAAAATGAAAGACCGTGCCTGCGGATAATAGGCTCTGTCGATACCAAAATCATCACCCGCTGCAATCTCGGGATCATATCCCGTATATTTGGTGAAGGTTACCAAATTTTCGCCTGTAACATAAAGTCTAATTTTGCTTGCACCCATGGATTTCACTACATCATCTGATAACGAATATCCAATCTGCAACAATTTCAACCGTAAATAATCTCCTTTTTGAAGATAATAACTGGACATGTTGGAAAAATTACGGCTTGGATCCCCGCTTGCAATTCTCGGGATGGTGGTACTTGTTCCTTCTCCGTGCCATCTTCCCAGGATTTCCGTCTGATAATTGGCATCTGCCATATCTAATCTTCGAAGTCCCTGAAAGATTTTATTTCCGGCCTGTCCTTGGGCAAAGGCCATAAAATCGAAATTTTTATAATTTAAATTAAGGGTGAGTCCGAACGTATATTTGGGTACGGAATTTCCCAGATTTACCTGGTCATCGCGATCGATTTTTCCATCACCATTCGCATCAACCCATCTAAAATCCCCGGGTTTCGCATTCGGCATTATTAAACCGCCAGTCGAATTGGTGTAAGCCTGAACTTCTGCCTCCGTTTGGAAGATCCCGTTATTTTCATATCCATAAAATGCTCCGTAAGACTCACCAACCTGGATTCGGGAAACTGGACCCATGGACTGGAAACCTGGCCCATCAATATACTTTCGGCCGTTTTCGAGTTTGGTTACTTCATTTTCTAGATAAGCGAAGTTACCATTCACAGAAAACGTAAAATCTTCCCAATTCTTTCTGTATCCTAACTGCACTTCAAATCCCCTGTTCTCCATATCGCCAATATTGGCAACGGGAGGATTTGTGGCGCCAACATACCCCGGAACAAATATGGGACGTAAAATCCCGGTTGTTACTTTTCGGTAAAAATCAACACTCAACGTAAAGTCATTCATGATTTTTAAATCTGCTGCAATGTTGGTTTGTGCAGTTTCTTCCCAATGTAAATCGGGGTTTTCTAAAGTATCCGGATAATATCCGATGGCGATTACATCGTTGGAATTCGTATAATTGGCGCCCGAAACCATAAAGCTGGCAAATTTGAAATTACCAATCTGATCATTTCCTAAAACACCGTAGCCTCCGCGCAATTTCACCGAGCTCAACACTTTATTTTCCGGCCAAAAGTTTTCGTTGGAAATATTCCAGCCAATAGACATGGACGGGAAATTTCCCCAATGATGATTGGCTCCGAACCGCGACGAACCGTCTCTTCTTATCGTTCCGGTGAACAGATATTTATTATCGTAATCGTAAATTAACCTGGCGAAGTAGGAAGCCTTATGTGTCCGTATCCCATCCCAAGCCGTAACCGACTGATTTTCGGAGGGAACATCAAAATTAAAAGACGCATCCTCCCAACTGTCGATTGGCAGATTGGTATAGGTTGTACTGTTGCCGCTGCTGATGTCGTACTCATAATAACCCTGGCCTAGCAGGAAGTTAAAATTGTGCGCACCAAAAGTGTTTTTATAGGTTAAAATATTTTCTAAACTCCATTCCAGTTTCTCCTGCGTCACCCGGTTGAAAGAATTTTTAATCACATTGCTGTACGTTGGACTTAAATAAAACAAAGGCGTGAAATTTTGACTTCCCCAATACGCCTTTTTACCGTTGATACTTGATTTAAAAGAAAAATTCTTCAAAAATGTTAACTCCGCAAAAATATTCGCAATAAAATCGTCGGAGTATTTATAATTGCCAAGTTGTGTATATTTAAAACCTAAAGGATTGGTCATTTCCTGATTCACGTAATGCGAGATACCGTAGGGATTTCCATTTGCATCCCGTACTACGTATGGATTTGAATAATCGTTAGGAAAAGGTTGTGCACTCACGTCTGTAACAACCACAGGTGTTGTCGGGTCCAGGTTGACGGCTGACGCCAGGGGTCCGCCAAATTCGCCGTTTTCATTAATACCTTGCGATTTGGTGTGCGTGTACGCAAAAGTTTGCCCCACGGTAAGAAAATCTAAAACTTTGTGTGTAGAATTAATTCGGGCCGTTAATCTTTTGTATTTTGAAATATCTCCCATTACGATCCCCGACTGATCAAAATAGCCAAAAGAAGTGTAAAAAGTAGATTTATCGTTACCCGAAGAAATGCTGAATTCCTGGTTGGACCTTTCTGCGCTGTTGAAAATTACATCCTGCCAGTCCGTACCCTTTCCGAGCGATTGCGGATTATTGTACCGCGGACCCTGGCCGATATTGGCAAGACCTTCATTAATAATCGTCGCATACTCGGTGGCGTTCAAAAGATTCAGTTTTTTTGCGGTGCTTCCCACTCCGTAAGAACCATTGTAGGAAAGGAGCATTTTGCCTTTCTTCCCTTTTTTGGTGGTGACCAAAATAACACCTCTCGCGGCAGAAACACCATAAATTGCGGCAGACGCACCATCTTTCAAAATTTCGATGCCTTCGATATCGGATTGGTTAAGCCAGCCAATGCCGTCGACCACAATTCCGTCGACCACCCAAAGTGGATCATTACTGGCGCCAAAACTCGTGATTCCCCGAACGCGAACAGTCGCAGTTGAACCCGGTTGCCCGGAATTGGTGATTACCTGAACTCCGGCTGCCCTACCCTGCAGAACCTGCTCGGGTCTGCCCGCGGGTATGTCTTCCAGATCTTCTGCGCGCAAACTGGAGATTGCACCCGTAACATTGCTTTTTTTCTGAGTTCCGTAACCAATCACGACCACTTCCTCAATGGATTTCTCTTTTAAAGAATCCGTGATTTGAGCATGCATGCCGGCGGTAAAATAAAGTGCTGCGATGATTCCCAGACTTTTCGAATACTTTAAGTTCATATATTTTAGTTTTGTTTTCTCAAAATGAGACAATAAAGGTATTTATTTTTTTAACACTACAAATATTTTTTTAATTTATTTTAATTTTTCCTGTATTTTTGAGGCTTACGAATACCTGCTCGGATGACGAAAATGCGCTTTTTATATTCAAAAAATTAACAGTGTCCGTAAAAATTAAGATTTTTTTATATGCTTTTTAAATTTTCGTCATTTGCGTTGCCCTTGAAAATGAGTTTTTTAATTTTCTCCATGGTGCTTAACTGCATGGGTATTATTATTTTGCAATTATCCGGCAGTACAGTATCCTACAGTAATCTGGGTTTTCTCGAAGCGTTTAAAGATTTGCCGATCGCTATTATATCTTTGTTTGCGGCAAATTTCATTAACCGCTTTGGAAGCAAAAAATCTTTGATGTTTTCGCTTGCAACCGTGGGAATATGTTGCTTTCTACTGCCTTTTTTGGAAGTGTTCTGGTTTTTTAAAGTTTGGTTCGCCGTGATTGGGATTTCGTTTGCCGTCGCGAAAATATCAATCTATGGGATTATTAGAAATACCATTTCGGAGGAAATAACGCTAACTAAAGTAATGAGCAGCGTGGAAGCTTCGTTCATGATTGGTATTTTTGTAGTCAATCTGGGCTTTGGGTGGCTTATATCCAGTAACTATGCGGTTTACTGGAAGTTTGGGTTCTGTATGATTTCCCTCCTCGCCATTCTGAACGTTTTCATCCTTACGAAAACGAAAATGGTTGGCAACCCCACTTCTGCGGAATCTTTTAGCTTTTCCACGATTAAGGGTTTTTTCAATTTTAAGACGTTTCTCTTTTTCTCCATTATTTTTACCATCGTATTTATTGAGCAAAATTTCAATTCCTGGCTTCCTTCCTTTTATAAAAAGCATTTAAAGGTTGACTCTTTCTTGGCACTTCAGGGCACAGCTTTTCTGGCTCTCTTTGCGTTTGTGGGCCGATCTGTAACCGCCCGAATTATTCATCGGTTTTCACTTTTCACCTATTTTATGATGTGCGTTGTGGTTATCTTTTCGATGCTGATTTTCGCACAGGTTTTATTAGCCACCTCGTTTTCGGAATGGTCTCTTTTTCTGTTTCCGCTGATGGGTTTATTTTTGGCACCGCTGTACCCGGTGATCAGTTCGAAAATGATAACCAATATCCATCGGGACGATATTAACGTTTTCACTTCCCTCATTGTCATTTTTTCCTCGCTCGGAAGTTCGTTTGGGTCTGTAATGATGTCTTTCGTTTTTCAGTTCAATTACGGTAATTACTACGCCTTGTACATTTCTTTGGCCGTTCTTCTGCTTTTTATACTGAGCTTCATTTATTTTAAATCTTATGTCTCAAAAAAAGAAAATAATGATTAATTTTGGCAAATTATGAAAGTTGACGATTCGAAAAATAAGCAGAATTTACAGGAATTAATAGAAACCGCTAATTTTGTAGAGCACGTTTCCGTGGACTGTGCGATCTTTTGTTTTGAGCAGGGAATCATGAAGGTTCTTTTATTAAAATATCACGATCTCGATCTCTGGTCGCTTCCCGGCGGCTTTGTCTTTAACGATGAAGATTTAGATGCAGCGGCTTCCAGGGTACTTTACGAACGAACCTATCTGGATCAGATTTTTCTGGAGCAATTTCACACTTTCGGCAAAGTGAGCAGAACGGAAAAAAATGTTCACCGCATCTTATTGAAAAATAAAAACATCGAAGTCCCAAAAGATCACTGGATCTTTCAGCGTTTCATCACGGTGGGTTACTGCAGTTTAATTAATTTCTCCGAGATCAGCAATTTCCCGAACACCTTAAATGAAACCTGCGAATGGTTCGAGGTGACCAAACTTCCGGAAATGGCTTTCGATCATGAGAAGATTGTTCGCTATGGTTTAAATTATATCCGCAAAAACATCGATACGCAAATTGTGGCGAGTAATTTATTGCCCGAAAAATTCACCATGAAAGAACTGCAAAATGTTTACGAAGCTGTTTTGGGTGAAAAATTCCGCCGGAACAATTTTCAGCGGAAAGTTTTAGCAATGAATTCCCTGGAACGCTTAGAGAAATTTTTCGATGGTTCTGCAAACAAAGCGCCTTATTTGTACAAATTCGTGGACAAGGAATAAATCGCGCAATATTACCTTCAAAATTTCGCCATCCTCCCGAAAAATCTTAATTTTAGACAAACCTATAAAAAATGTCATATTATCCTCTTACTACCCTTCCCGATTACTATTTAATGGATGAACTTTTAACTGAAGAACACCGGTTAATCCGGCAGTCGGTGAGAGATTGGGTAGAAAGTTTCGTGATGCCGAAGATTGACGAGGCCGCACAAAACCACTCCGATATTCCGAACCTTATGCAGGAACTGGGTAAAATTGGCGCGCTCGGACCTTACATTCCGGAAGAATATGGCGGTTCCGGTTTAGATCAAATTTCTTATGGCCTGATTATGCAGGAATTGGAGCGCGGAGATTCTGCGATCCGTTCGGCAGCTTCTGTGCAAAGTTCTTTGGTGATGTTTCCCATTTTCGAGTTTGGATCCGAAGAACAGAAGAAAAAATTTCTGCCGCTTTTAGCTTCCGGCGAAATGATTGGTGCTTTTGGCTTAACCGAACCCAATCACGGCTCCGACCCAAGTTCTATGGAGACGCATTTCGAAGATAAAGGCGATCACTATTTATTGAATGGTGCCAAAATGTGGATCACAAACGCACCACTTTGCGATATAGCCGTTGTTTGGGGAAAAAATGAAGCGGGCAAAGTCCAGGGATTAATCGTGGAAAGAGCTTTTGAAGGTTTCACCACGCCGGAAACACATAACAAGTGGAGTTTGCGCGCGTCGAAAACAGGGGAATTGGTTTTTAATAATGTGAAAGTTCCGAAGGAAAATTTATTACCGAAAGTCACGGGATTGAAAGGACCTTTGTCCTGTCTCAATTCTGCGCGCTACGGAATTTCCTGGGGCGTCATCGGCGCTGCAGTCGACTGCTATTGCACCGCGCTGCAATATTCAAAAGAGAGAACGCAATTCGGAAAACCCATTGCAGGATTTCAGTTGCAGCAGAAAAAACTGGCAGAATTTTTAACCGAAATTACAAAAGCGCAATTGCTTTGCCTACAGTTAGGCCGTCTGAAAAATGACCATAAAGCAACGCCGGCGCAAATTTCCATGGCGAAGAGAAATAACGTAAAAATGGCCATCGATATTGCGCGGGAATCCC encodes:
- a CDS encoding RagB/SusD family nutrient uptake outer membrane protein; the encoded protein is MKNKYIEKTVLIAMAIGLSFGTTGCNRDNLEDVKNLGAFDTDNYFKNEAQCHSALIGVYDVLRKYSGGFENMVTFFNAGSDDFYSGGGSSSDGAGIQGISNFTINPTIMPASYWRDYYQGIARANLLIAKIPDASMSDEIKSRFTAEAKTLRSLYYFELLRMFGHIPLILEPIKANDDYYSIPQAEPSAVYDQIESDLLESIPNLPLMPGVDKGAITQGTARAILGKIYLYDKKNILAAAQFSEVNGTPGQTSQYGYKLVANYDSLWQIDNKFTTEAVLEVMHTNKGKSDWGFWGSGKDEGNSINIMVGPRSYNRLTNDAPDLFGGWAFNVATNELFTVLQNDPRLGATIVNLKQLKTEGDADYSPAYMDTGYFLNKYAPRKADVSPLPGPTELNFRQNYIAIRLADTYLMEAEALGGTGARAQALVDAVRARVNLPSLPVSIQLIKDERRRELAGEGHRFFDLVRWGDAPVALASKGFVAGKNEIMPIPSQELTNTVLKQNPNY
- a CDS encoding NrtR DNA-binding winged helix domain-containing protein; translation: MKVDDSKNKQNLQELIETANFVEHVSVDCAIFCFEQGIMKVLLLKYHDLDLWSLPGGFVFNDEDLDAAASRVLYERTYLDQIFLEQFHTFGKVSRTEKNVHRILLKNKNIEVPKDHWIFQRFITVGYCSLINFSEISNFPNTLNETCEWFEVTKLPEMAFDHEKIVRYGLNYIRKNIDTQIVASNLLPEKFTMKELQNVYEAVLGEKFRRNNFQRKVLAMNSLERLEKFFDGSANKAPYLYKFVDKE
- a CDS encoding TonB-dependent receptor — translated: MNLKYSKSLGIIAALYFTAGMHAQITDSLKEKSIEEVVVIGYGTQKKSNVTGAISSLRAEDLEDIPAGRPEQVLQGRAAGVQVITNSGQPGSTATVRVRGITSFGASNDPLWVVDGIVVDGIGWLNQSDIEGIEILKDGASAAIYGVSAARGVILVTTKKGKKGKMLLSYNGSYGVGSTAKKLNLLNATEYATIINEGLANIGQGPRYNNPQSLGKGTDWQDVIFNSAERSNQEFSISSGNDKSTFYTSFGYFDQSGIVMGDISKYKRLTARINSTHKVLDFLTVGQTFAYTHTKSQGINENGEFGGPLASAVNLDPTTPVVVTDVSAQPFPNDYSNPYVVRDANGNPYGISHYVNQEMTNPLGFKYTQLGNYKYSDDFIANIFAELTFLKNFSFKSSINGKKAYWGSQNFTPLFYLSPTYSNVIKNSFNRVTQEKLEWSLENILTYKNTFGAHNFNFLLGQGYYEYDISSGNSTTYTNLPIDSWEDASFNFDVPSENQSVTAWDGIRTHKASYFARLIYDYDNKYLFTGTIRRDGSSRFGANHHWGNFPSMSIGWNISNENFWPENKVLSSVKLRGGYGVLGNDQIGNFKFASFMVSGANYTNSNDVIAIGYYPDTLENPDLHWEETAQTNIAADLKIMNDFTLSVDFYRKVTTGILRPIFVPGYVGATNPPVANIGDMENRGFEVQLGYRKNWEDFTFSVNGNFAYLENEVTKLENGRKYIDGPGFQSMGPVSRIQVGESYGAFYGYENNGIFQTEAEVQAYTNSTGGLIMPNAKPGDFRWVDANGDGKIDRDDQVNLGNSVPKYTFGLTLNLNYKNFDFMAFAQGQAGNKIFQGLRRLDMADANYQTEILGRWHGEGTSTTIPRIASGDPSRNFSNMSSYYLQKGDYLRLKLLQIGYSLSDDVVKSMGASKIRLYVTGENLVTFTKYTGYDPEIAAGDDFGIDRAYYPQARSFILGANIQF
- a CDS encoding glycoside hydrolase family 30 beta sandwich domain-containing protein, encoding MYKTQPRFFFQNLFLAGVALISFSCCSRGSTSETGGSTPSTEVPSASTGSAQVWLTTYDGSAKLQKQPDLNFSNASNAFQNIEVDESQVYQNIDGFGYTLTGGSVQVINQLSAPKQQALLQELFGNGENSIGISNIRLSIGASDLNSEVFSYDDMPAGETDVNLTNFSLAKDQTVIEMLKKILLINPNIRFMAAPWSPPVWMKDNGSSIGGSLKPEYYDTYAKYFVKYINAMKAEGITIHSITPQNEPLHPGNNPSLYMTAEQQRDFIKNNLGPAFRAANIATKIIVYDHNCDNIVYATTILSDPAAATFVDGSAFHLYNGSISALSSLHNSFPMKNIYFTEQYTASTSDFGGDLMWHIKNVIIGSMRNWSKNAMEWNLANDPDFNPHTPGGCTTCKGAITVNPNDTFDRNVAYYIIGHASKFVPYNASRISSTQAGNISTVAFGTPDKIVLLVLNEGSNNENFNIKYKGNWAPASLSAKSVATYVFKK
- a CDS encoding sugar MFS transporter produces the protein MSFLIFSMVLNCMGIIILQLSGSTVSYSNLGFLEAFKDLPIAIISLFAANFINRFGSKKSLMFSLATVGICCFLLPFLEVFWFFKVWFAVIGISFAVAKISIYGIIRNTISEEITLTKVMSSVEASFMIGIFVVNLGFGWLISSNYAVYWKFGFCMISLLAILNVFILTKTKMVGNPTSAESFSFSTIKGFFNFKTFLFFSIIFTIVFIEQNFNSWLPSFYKKHLKVDSFLALQGTAFLALFAFVGRSVTARIIHRFSLFTYFMMCVVVIFSMLIFAQVLLATSFSEWSLFLFPLMGLFLAPLYPVISSKMITNIHRDDINVFTSLIVIFSSLGSSFGSVMMSFVFQFNYGNYYALYISLAVLLLFILSFIYFKSYVSKKENND
- a CDS encoding acyl-CoA dehydrogenase family protein; this translates as MSYYPLTTLPDYYLMDELLTEEHRLIRQSVRDWVESFVMPKIDEAAQNHSDIPNLMQELGKIGALGPYIPEEYGGSGLDQISYGLIMQELERGDSAIRSAASVQSSLVMFPIFEFGSEEQKKKFLPLLASGEMIGAFGLTEPNHGSDPSSMETHFEDKGDHYLLNGAKMWITNAPLCDIAVVWGKNEAGKVQGLIVERAFEGFTTPETHNKWSLRASKTGELVFNNVKVPKENLLPKVTGLKGPLSCLNSARYGISWGVIGAAVDCYCTALQYSKERTQFGKPIAGFQLQQKKLAEFLTEITKAQLLCLQLGRLKNDHKATPAQISMAKRNNVKMAIDIARESRQILGGMGIMGEFPMMRHAANLESVITYEGTHDIHLLITGMDVTGINAFG